From a region of the Alnus glutinosa chromosome 1, dhAlnGlut1.1, whole genome shotgun sequence genome:
- the LOC133852896 gene encoding glycosyltransferase BC10-like, which yields MKAPNQNRSIPSVSKLFNLQLNLHNILSYFFLFAFGLTFGVILSFYLKDFSFSLQFTQFSFSANSRSPPSSELLGIGPNLKAGNGHIGLTEYLKPPQAMHDMDEEELLWRASMVSRIPKYPFDRVPKVAFMFLTKGPVLMAPLWEKFFKGHQGLYSIYVHSNPSYNESEPESPVFHGRRIPSQEVEWGKVNMIEAERRLLANALLDISNQRFVLLSESCIPLFNFSTIYSYLINSTQNYVMSFDEPGAVGRGRYNSHMYPGITLRQWRKGSQWFEMDRELAVEVVSDQKYFPLFQKHCHGSCYADEHYLPTFVTIKFWERNSNRSLTWVDWSKGGPHPAKFLRTDVTVEALKRLRSGSKCEYRGNTTNVCFLFARKFTPAALERLLRFAPKLMQFNK from the exons ATGAAGGCTCCAAACCAAAACAGATCAATACCCTCAGTTTCCAAGCTCTTTAATCTCCAGTTAAACCTACACAATATCCTTTCTTATTTCTTCCTCTTTGCCTTTGGCTTAACCTTTGGGGTAATACTTAGTTTCTACCTCAAAGACTTCTCCTTCAGTCTGCAATTCACCCAGTTCTCGTTTTCTGCTAATTCACGATCGCCACCATCATCGGAATTGCTAGGGATAGGACCAAATTTGAAGGCCGGAAATGGTCACATAGGCTTGACAGAGTACCTGAAGCCGCCTCAAGCTATGCATGACATGGATGAAGAGGAGCTGCTATGGAGAGCTTCAATGGTTTCCCGGATTCCCAAGTATCCGTTTGATCGAGTTCCCAAGGTTGCTTTCATGTTCTTGACAAAGGGGCCCGTGTTGATGGCTCCTCTGTGGGAGAAATTCTTCAAGGGGCATCAAGGGTTGTACTCAATTTACGTGCACTCAAATCCATCTTATAATGAGTCGGAGCCGGAAAGTCCAGTATTTCACGGCAGAAGAATTCCTAGTCAG GAAGTTGAATGGGGTAAGGTGAACATGATTGAGGCTGAGCGCCGGCTACTTGCCAATGCCCTTCTTGATATCTCCAACCAGCGTTTCGTTCTTCTCTCCGAATCCTGCATTCCTCTCTTCAACTTCTCCACCATTTATTCTTACCTCATCAACTCCACCCAAAATTATGTAATGTCCTTCGATGAGCCCGGCGCTGTAGGACGTGGGCGTTACAATTCCCACATGTACCCGGGGATCACGCTCCGGCAATGGAGGAAGGGGTCCCAGTGGTTCGAGATGGATCGAGAGCTCGCCGTTGAAGTCGTCTCCGATCAAAAGTACTTCCCGTTGTTTCAGAAGCATTGCCACGGCTCGTGTTATGCCGATGAACATTACTTGCCGACATTTGTGACCATCAAGTTCTGGGAGAGGAATTCGAATAGGAGTCTGACTTGGGTTGACTGGTCAAAGGGTGGGCCACACCCGGCTAAGTTTTTGAGAACGGATGTGACCGTTGAGGCTTTGAAGAGGTTGAGGAGTGGGAGCAAGTGCGAGTACAGAGGAAATACCACAAATGTTTGCTTCTTGTTCGCCAGGAAGTTCACGCCTGCTGCTTTGGAAAGGCTCTTGAGGTTTGCACCAAAGCTCATGCAATTCAACAAGTAG
- the LOC133860759 gene encoding uncharacterized protein LOC133860759: protein MKFGQRQLLRPEMVQDMKEKIALIRKSMLIAQSRQKSYADKHHHKLEFAVGDLVYLKVSPMRGVWCFGNKGKFSPSLAGVHDVFHISQLHKCVHDPSHVINYEPLDIQPNLTYEELPVQVLDRKEQ, encoded by the exons ATGAAGTTTGGCCAGAGACAGTTGTTAAGGCCTGAAATGGTGCAAGACATGAAGGAAAAGATTGCACTTATCCGAAAAAGTATGCTCATCGCTCAAAGTCGACAGAAAAGCTATGCAGATAAGCATCACCACAAACTCGAGTTTGCAGTTGGTGACCTTGTGTACCTCAAGGTGTCGCCAATGCGGGGTGTATGGTGTTTTGGCAACAAGGGCAAGTTCAGTCCAAG TTTGGCGGGCGTTCACGACGTTTTTCACATCTCTCAACTGCATAAATGCGTTCACGATCCTTCACATGTGATTAACTACGAGCCTCTTGATATTCAGCCCAATCTGACATATGAAGAGTTGCCTGTTCAAGTATTGGATCGCAAGGAACAGTAG
- the LOC133852954 gene encoding glycosyltransferase BC10-like — MCKLDKEMKQCKVTVFVKELSIRIRRVKGRSLHVTTTIFFGLSLAFFVMILGIFINNRARKFLSSNEFYLPQPTTFYPMSPSPSCSSSSAPSLSDWIAPKELSHSMSDEELMWRASMVPHLETFPYNRTPKVAFMFLTRGRLPLALLWEKFFKGHAGFYSIYLHNSSELNNKPLESSAFFNRRIPSKPVEWGRATMMDAERRLLANALLDFSNERFVLLSETCIPLFNFTTIYSYLINSNQSFVGSFDDPRQMGRGRYNKRMWPTILLSDWRKGNQWFEVHRRLAVEIVSDVKYYPIFENHCRPPCYMDEHYLATLVTKTHPDMNSNRSITWVDWSRGGSHPTRFVGKDVSETFLNAVRHGFNCSYNGRTTTICFLFARKFQPNTLEPLLRIAPTLLGFNP; from the exons ATGTGTAAGCTAGATAAAGAGATGAAGCAGTGTAAGGTGACTGTGTTCGTAAAAGAACTCTCCATCCGTATTAGAAGAGTTAAAGGAAGAAGTTTACATGTTACAACCACCATTTTCTTCGGTTTGTCCTTAGCGTTTTTCGTAATGATACTAGGAATTTTCATCAACAATCGTGCTAGAAAATTCCTATCCTCCAATGAGTTTTACCTCCCGCAACCCACTACATTTTATCCAATGTCACCTTCGCCTTCATGTTCTTCTTCATCTGCTCCCTCCTTGAGTGACTGGATAGCTCCCAAGGAGCTATCACATTCGATGAGCGATGAGGAGCTAATGTGGAGAGCATCAATGGTGCCACATCTGGAAACGTTCCCCTACAATCGGACGCCAAAGGTGGCATTCATGTTCTTAACCAGGGGGAGATTGCCGTTGGCACTGCTATGGGAAAAGTTCTTCAAGGGACATGCTGGGTTCTACTCAATTTACCTCCATAATTCCTCAGAACTCAATAATAAGCCACTGGAATCCTCAGCGTTTTTCAACCGGAGAATACCAAGCAAG CCAGTGGAATGGGGACGTGCCACAATGATGGATGCAGAGAGGCGCCTATTAGCCAATGCCCTACTTGACTTCTCCAATGAGAGATTTGTGTTACTCTCTGAAACATGCATCCCTCTATTCAACTTTACAACAATTTACAGCTACCTCATAAACTCCAACCAAAGTTTTGTTGGCTCGTTCGATGACCCACGACAGATGGGTCGTGGTCGTTACAATAAACGAATGTGGCCAACCATATTACTGTCCGATTGGCGTAAAGGCAACCAGTGGTTCGAAGTTCACCGGCGGCTGGCTGTAGAGATAGTATCAGATGTGAAATACTACCCCATTTTTGAGAACCATTGCAGGCCTCCATGTTATATGGATGAGCACTACTTGGCAACCCTTGTGACCAAAACTCACCCGGACATGAACTCGAACAGGAGCATTACATGGGTTGATTGGTCCAGAGGTGGGTCGCACCCTACAAGGTTCGTGGGGAAGGATGTGTCCGAAACGTTTCTGAATGCGGTGAGACATGGGTTTAATTGTAGTTATAATGGTCGCACGACCACAATTTGCTTCCTTTTTGCGAGGAAGTTTCAACCAAACACTCTAGAGCCTTTGCTAAGGATAGCCCCAACACTGCTTGGGTTTAATCCTTAG